The Magallana gigas chromosome 6, xbMagGiga1.1, whole genome shotgun sequence genome includes the window TTTGAGGGTCGTATTAGAGATGGCACTAAATTGAATGTCGAAGGTCAAAGTCGaaggtatatatattaaataatataaatcctAACGATAACAtctaaattttgaacaatgtcCTTTAACAATATAAAACATGGTTTTTCATAAAGagttatgaataaaaaaaaaggttttcaaAGAGGAAGGAGGGTTTCAATATTAGGGTTTAAATATCAGaagatttaaatgaaaacaagtgtttttggtttttatcTACTTTATCTAACCCCATCCCTCCCCAGCCCCGCCCCACCCCCGTTTCTTAATTGATTTTTTGTGTATTCGCGTCcatatgtatttcaaaaattactCTCCAATGTAGAAGATTCAATTTGTGTGAAATGCCccttttaagctcacctgagccaaaggctcaagtgagcttttctggtcacaatttgtccgttgtctgtcgttgtcgttggcgttgtcgtcgtcgttgttgtcgtcgtcgttgttgtaaacttttcacattttcatcttcttctcaagaaccactgggcagatttcaaccaaatttggcacaaagcaccactaggtgaagtggattcaagtttgttcaaatgaagtgccacgccctctttaaaagggagataattgagaattattgaaaatttgttggtatttttcaaaaatcttcttctcaaaaactattcggcctgaaaagcttaaacttgtgtggaggcatcatcatgtggtgtagattcaagtttgttcaaatcatggtccccgggggtagggaggggccacaagagggggatcaagttttacataggaatatatagagaaaatctttaaaaatcttcttctcaaaaactatcaggccagaaaagctcaaattaaaatgggagcatcctcaggtagtgtagattcaagtttgttcaaatcatggtccccgggggtaggatgtggccacaattgggggatcaagttttacataggaatatatagagaaaatctttaaaaatcttcttctcaataactatcaggccagaaaagctcaagttaagatggaagcatcatcaggtagtgtagattcaagtttgttcaaatgatgatccccggggatagggtggggccacaattgggggatcaaattttacttaggaatatatagagaaaatctttaaaaatcttcttcttaaaaactattaggtcagaaaagctcaaattaaaattgaagcatcctcaggaagtgtagattcaagtttgttcaaatcatggtccccgggggtaggatgtggccacaattggggggtcaagttttacataggaatatatagaaaaaatctttaaaaatcttcttctcaaaaactattaggccaggaaagctcaactttgagtggaagcatcctcagatagtgtagattcaagtttgttcaaatcatggtccccgggggtagggtggggccacaattgtgggataaatttttatatagatatatataaagaaaatttgttaaaaaaaattttttaaaaactatttggccaagaaagctcaaattggcgtgtaaccatcctcagataatgtagattcaagtttgctcaaatcatggtcccttgtggtagggcggggccacaatgggggataaatttttatatatagagaaaatctttaaaagtcttcttctcaaaactattaggccaggaaagcccaaatttgaatggaagcatccccagatcatatagattcaagtttgtttaaataatagtccagtggtaggatgaggccacaatgggggctgaatttttacttaggaatataaagagaaaatctttagaaatcttctttttaaagactatttggccagaaaaacttAACCTTGTGTaaaggcatcctcgggtagtgtaaattcaagttttcaaaatcacagtccctagtggtagggtgggaccgtgatggcggtttgaatttttacataggaatacatagagaaaatctttaaaaatattctgggaaagttttcggtccaaaactcagtacttagtgtgaaagtacaggttatgcagatttaagtttgataaaaccatgattccctagagaaaagtggggtcacgaaatggggggggggggggagtatataggaatagagaaaaatcttcttacaggtacaacaagaaaaggggcttggtatttaccaacaAATAAGAGGTggaaaattggcagattttcaatttttttagcaagatctactgtacttagttgtcaagatattttgatactctaatgctaatttgatcagaattaaggcaattgttgctcaggtgagcgatgtggcccctgggcctcttgtttattttagAAATGTGCCTGGCATTGTGAAACATCTTTTTTCTGGGAATGATAATGAAACCAACACTAAAGTTGATAGAATTATCTTTATTGCATCTGCAAAATCTGAGAACTTACCAGAGGAACTGATCAAATCTGTGAGATTCCTAGCCTTGGAGGGAAGTAGAGGTAATTCAGTGTTAAAAGCGTAGTAATAACCAACTTATAATAAGGCATCATAAGCATATATCGTAATACATTATATTGCATTAACCACAATCAGAAAAAATGTTATGTTGTTTGAAAAACGTATTTTGTACCtttcaattattcaaaagtTATGTTTTAATGTAAGTCTTCAACAATACTGGTACCATTGTTGTCCTTAtgttaattaaatgtaaatagcGACTGATATATAACGTGATTCTTCTTACAGATATTCCCATATTTGGTGTTTTAACCCATGCTGATGAAATAGATATCAGCGATCCAGAATTTTGTAAATTCGACAAAAAGTTCATGGATAGCCTAGGACTATCACAAATGCGCTACTTACGTTGTACCAATTACTGCAGTAATTTCCCTGTAGACAACGACGAACGGAATCCCGATGTGGAAGGACCTGTGATTAAGTTCCTTATACAGGTGAGCTCTTTCGTTAACcatctgttttaattatttaattaatctaAGGTTATTCTGTATACAGGGATATTTAGCACAATTACATATGCATATAATCTGAAAACGTTTACCAATTGCAAGCgaaatgaatatgttttatgtatatttattatatcatcaAAATACCCCCTCCCTTTCATGTATATAGCTGAAGCACAAAATGCTTGTCAAGTCTGTTATTTATCCGTCTCTCCGtttgaaaacttttataaatcTAAATTGTTAGaataaagaaacaaataaaGGATAACTTCTTCATTAAAATTGGAGATAAAAAAACTGTAGCAATATGAtgtttgtattaaaaatattttcgagATACACCgcataatgtatatatatatatatatatatatatatatatatatatatatatatatatatatatatatatatatatatatatatatacatgtgcatcTCTATAAAGTGAATCACATATTAACGGAATAagtatttacattattttgaaataaccTATATTTTTACAGTAATTTCATAATATGACATATGAAATGTTTATTGGTAGGTTCTTGATCCTGCTCGAGAAGTTTATGAAGAGAAAACGAACGTATCTGACATTGTATACAGACTAATGAATATAAGGTTTAAAACCATAGCAGTCTGCATGTtgcatatatttttgatattgttGTATTCGCTTTTCAAAATGGATCCTCCTTTGGAACTTATCGAAATATGCAAGGCAAGATCGGAGCATGATTTGCACATATCAAATCTGGATCACCTTTGTAGATTGAACTCCGATTCTAAAATCATGGCCACGCCATCttggttttgtttatttatattttttgcgtTTGTGTACTACGGTGTTGGTCTAATGCTCGATTTGTTTCTTggattaaatcaaaatttagaagCTTTTTTAAATCAGAGAATCTTATCATtcattaagaagaaaaaaaggaaaagaatgCTAATCGATAAAGATAAAATCGATTAAaagtttgttggtttttttacGTTTCCGTCTTTACCTATAGTTCTTTTCCGGTTATTTCAAATTGATGTTTGCGTCAACTATAGAAGACACAATTTATTACTATTGCTGTAGTAATCAGTTGTTATTGCTCCTTTGTTGAATACCTTTTAGGCATAAGATGTTTTATTCTAGTatgttaattaattactttataCTTTCTAGTTGTATATTtggttttaaacttttaaatttttcttctgTATGACTAGTATTtaatgttgacatttttattggtttttttagtgtttttaacaatataaaaatcacaattgtacatttatttacattcgGATTATCAATGATTATTTccaatattttatgttacatCCAAATCCAACAAACTCAAGTTAAATCATCttcatgaaaaaatacatttggaTACTAGAAGACAGATACGTTCACTTTTTATAAATGTGGAATAATAAGGTTGTTTAATAAGTAAAGAGAAATGGATGGGTAACtcacaataataataatacataatGTTGTTTAATAAGTAAAGAGAGTGGGATAGGTTACTCACTTAAACGTATACTTATACAATTGTATACTTGTTGTTAGAGAAATCTGACAAGTATTGTTACAATATATTAAGAATTTTCAGCCAAAGTCTTGGTATTCAAGAAATCTTCACccattaaagaaaacattttgtacAGAAACCTTTTTAACTTTTGTCGACTTGTTGCATGTGAAAGagacaatttttatagaatataagagaatatacacatgtacatgtaatgcttAATAGTACGAATCAATAAATCATGCAgtttagaaatacatgtacttctatcCAAATAGGATTGGTTGTTTATCAAAGCTTATTTTATTTCAACCAATACCTATTATTTCCTATTGtttctatttctatttttaCAAAGTACAAATTTGAAAACGGATTATCTCAAAGCTGGGAGCTAAATACTCGCAGGGATAATTCTATTTAGTATTTTAAAAGGTATTTCTTAAATTCGAATTATTGGTATTCTCCGTTCCTTTGCTATTGCTGCAATTAGTTATCCCTTTATTATGAAAGGGTTTTGTACAGATATGATTTTGCAACAACACAATACAATGCATGGTTTTAAGCTACCCGCAATGCCATATGTCGATGTTGTAGTTTAAGGtaaagatctagtaaatgactTCAGAGTGTCATTTTGGTGCTAGATTCATAATGACgacataattgatttgatgatattttcccCGATTTTTggggctttaaaggaattaatgtaaaaaagtAACCAATTTCTTAACATTCTATATTGAATCATGGGGAATGTAATCCTGAAACCTATAATAAACTTGACATCATTTAAAGGATCGGTCAAGAGTTTGTTTAATGCCGTTTATTTTAGGAGACTGTAGGTATTCTAGATATATCTCATTACTTAAAATTGGACAAAActcattgataattttttttacttatttcctACGTATTACATAGAAAATCAGtctaaaacatgattttttattgtgtttaccaaaactAAAAGTCCCGATACACCCTATCAATCAAAGCTATTGGTATGAAGCATCAAtcaaagaatttatatcttgaattttataaacctgtaagcacctttcatttactagatcttgaccttaatgcTGATATGTTTATTAGTGAATTTATATATGCAAATATTcttggaaaaaaatgttaattatttttgatttgaaattatcatactaatatttaatgatttggCATCCATGTAGTACCAATATAGTTTTAGTAAACGGAAGATATATATAACTTCTGATAGTAAAATGAATTGAGAATCAGAACGGtcaactaaaataaaataataactaatagtaataattatatattaaattaatttgacttatattgaaatatgaatgtttataaaatacaatagttGAATGTGTGATGATTCCGCTGctgatgttattttattttatgacattttttcatatcatCCTTATTGTTATTATCTTGAAAATAAAcggagaaaataaaattgcattgTATTCTTTTCAAGGGGATAACAAAAAattatcttataaaaaaaacagttttcaaTCGGTTCGTTTTTAAGTTAATTCATTCGtcgtttaaaaatcaaaatacatacatgAATAAATCAATTCTTACAAGGGCatgtagaacttttttttctcacaaattgTTTCTTTACCGTCATAATTAATGTtttcaaataatgataatacaatttcatgtatattttgttaatttacattttgcgTTTCAAAAGTTCTGTAGTAGATTAAGCTTCATAATAGGTATTCACTTGATAGTTTTTCAGGCTTCCACTGGAGTGCAGATACATGATAACTTAAAGATGAGTGGAAACAGGTATTTAAAGCCTTAAAGATTACTAAGAAGGTGCAAAACTTCTACAAAAGGGATTGAAAACCCAAGATTTTTCATTGTAACCTTTCTATAATAGTGCTATAATTTTCACTTATCTTCTGTTTATGCTTCTAGgattttaatgttaatgaaACATTCCATAAAATTTCTCACCATTAcctaaaatttctttatttttatttttcaattattagagTTAAAGGAACGTTTAagagaatgaaaaatattaaaatatgtatagACTTTTTAATCATACATTACAATAAATAAACGTACAGGTATTCAGTgctttaatgggtttttttttagcttcCTGTTAATGTTGATTATAATTGTCCCAATTGCTGAACGTCTAGTCTTGGAGGAAACCACATTTATTGAGTCAAATGGAACAAGGGCTATTTATATGAACAATCAATGTTTGTGTGATAGCGTCGCAAAGGCTGTTGATAAACTAAACGAACTAGTAACGAACATACCAAATAAGACATATCATATTTACGCTGAGAAAGAAGAAGAGGATGCGAGAAATCGGAGTAATGAGTGTTATGAGATAGAAAAGGAAAAGTTGGAAAAACAAGTTGAAGTAGTTAAAGATCTACTAAACaagctattttttcatattgaaaagaGTAAAAAGGAGACAAATAATCGAATTATCAACGAAAGTTCCAAATTATTTAATAAGCTTAAAAAAATCACAGACGAACGTTTTGCGAAACTTGGCACATATCTAAAGGAAACATTAAACAATACTCATCAACACTTTGAGAAGGAGACGAAGAAAGTGAGGTCTAAAGTCAACATAGAAATCGACAGCGTCAATTACCGTCTACAGGACAACAGTAAGTCAACAAAACAGAGAACACGTGTCCTTTCAGATATGAAATATGTTTGTGTGTCTAAAATAAaccataaataaattaattattttcatgcCTTTTTATTTTACACAGAGTTTTGGATGTGGTTGATTGCCATTGTGGTGGTTACACTCATTGTGGTTCTCCTGTACCTCTGTAAATTTGGAATAGCGAGAAACAATGTACACTGAAATTATTCCCTAGAAAATAAGTATATTTTCATGCAAAATCATGCAAGgattgaaaaatgaataatgagtTCGTTGTATTCATAACTAATATGAAATCATTATTTAGAATATTGTTAAAACACATCGCTGAATATAGAAGTAAGTGTTGTACGAGTAAATTGTAAAGCATTAAGGGGATAAACAAACTTTCATCATGCAATTTTTATGCGTCATCTTCTTATGTGTCAGTTTCATTAGTTtggtattgaattttttttttctggcaaTAGCAACAGTTCTTGGAATCTGGATTCCAAGAGGATAAGATGGAGAAATCTGTCGTTATTGCCAGTTTTTCAACAGCCAACAAACAACTTCATAAAGCCATTGCTGACACCGTGGCCGGAAACTATGAATGTCATGAATTACTTCTTGGTGGAGTGAAAAAAGTGTCTTCTATAGAACTAACTTCACGGGttcttatgttttaattttaacattcaaCTACATGGATCTCCGGTATTTTAAACGTTGATATTAACTAAAACTCATATCAACAATAAAAGGCTtactttcattacaaaattttcacTAGGTCTGTCTGGTTTTCGTGGATAAGAATGAGAGGAACATCATACTGGAAACAGAAGTGGATATTTCCAAAACTAGGTCCGACTTCGTCGAAAATCTTGTAAAACAAGGTATGTGTGGTCAATAATTGTTGTAGAATTTCtatataaattgtgaaaatagttATCAGTTAAGATTTACCATCCTTACACGCAACTCTTTTTCACTTTCCGGCGTTCTAGACATCGGATAAATCAAGCGTTTAAggagaaatttcaattttaaggtcatatgaaacgatatttAACACTATGATCTTCTTTCGTAAAGCTTAGTATAAATGAACGTGTAGTAAGATTTTTCTGTTCTTGCCTTACCGTGAAAACTCAGCACCCGTAAAAATTGTTCCCCGCTTATCGTTTTTGATTTTATGGATTTATGACGTTACACAAACCCacctatgtaaacaatgcattaacacaagtgtaattttacagtagtttacCAATTAAATTTTAGCTATATTTGCATATATGAACGTGTCTTTATTTTCAGATAAGATCATCTGATTTCATAGTAATgatgacttagttttaattggtcgtTTATGAATAAAACTATAACCTTTTCACAAGAGTAATATCATGATGAATATCCCGTACTTTagtgaaaattttacaaaagcAAATGCTCAACCAATCATAATTATcctaaaacttttaaaacagaaaCTTTTCTTCCTCAATACATATAATGACTGGGCTATATGCTATATAGAAGAGAATTAAAgccttttaattcattaaatttattttgtcacat containing:
- the LOC105338490 gene encoding uncharacterized protein isoform X1 gives rise to the protein MVKKSMENSKSSLQFHIKLLQDTVQKQQNKTLTIAVIGQCGCGKSSFINTAMAVFSGEYHERALVGNFEEEGEHMTRRLTRYSKEKYLKNKDALNQCYPTILDMTGFQNTDDEAVRKTLKMIFEGRIRDGTKLNVEGQSRRNVPGIVKHLFSGNDNETNTKVDRIIFIASAKSENLPEELIKSVRFLALEGSRDIPIFGVLTHADEIDISDPEFCKFDKKFMDSLGLSQMRYLRCTNYCSNFPVDNDERNPDVEGPVIKFLIQVLDPAREVYEEKTNVSDIVYRLMNIRFKTIAVCMLHIFLILLYSLFKMDPPLELIEICKARSEHDLHISNLDHLCRLNSDSKIMATPSWFCLFIFFAFVYYGVGLMLDLFLGLNQNLEAFLNQRILSFIKKKKRKRMLIDKDKID
- the LOC105338490 gene encoding uncharacterized protein isoform X3 produces the protein MAVFSGEYHERALVGNFEEEGEHMTRRLTRYSKEKYLKNKDALNQCYPTILDMTGFQNTDDEAVRKTLKMIFEGRIRDGTKLNVEGQSRRNVPGIVKHLFSGNDNETNTKVDRIIFIASAKSENLPEELIKSVRFLALEGSRDIPIFGVLTHADEIDISDPEFCKFDKKFMDSLGLSQMRYLRCTNYCSNFPVDNDERNPDVEGPVIKFLIQVLDPAREVYEEKTNVSDIVYRLMNIRFKTIAVCMLHIFLILLYSLFKMDPPLELIEICKARSEHDLHISNLDHLCRLNSDSKIMATPSWFCLFIFFAFVYYGVGLMLDLFLGLNQNLEAFLNQRILSFIKKKKRKRMLIDKDKID
- the LOC105338490 gene encoding uncharacterized protein isoform X2, whose amino-acid sequence is MSGNSFLLMLIIIVPIAERLVLEETTFIESNGTRAIYMNNQCLCDSVAKAVDKLNELVTNIPNKTYHIYAEKEEEDARNRSNECYEIEKEKLEKQVEVVKDLLNKLFFHIEKSKKETNNRIINESSKLFNKLKKITDERFAKLGTYLKETLNNTHQHFEKETKKVRSKVNIEIDSVNYRLQDNKFWMWLIAIVVVTLIVVLLYLCKFGIARNNQQFLESGFQEDKMEKSVVIASFSTANKQLHKAIADTVAGNYECHELLLGGVKKVSSIELTSRVCLVFVDKNERNIILETEVDISKTRSDFVENLVKQGRTHVVVIYCQHEDSHGLTTLYNRNLGNIRKHKVLRQLQGQNRVLSINKEFSFYQSDYLKVFLNESLTE